DNA from Bacteroides zoogleoformans:
CATGCTTTAAGATATCCAGCAGATGCCTCCAGAATTTATCGACGGTAGGAATGAGCATCCGTTCGTCGGGAGAGTGTACGCCTTGCAGGGTAGGACCGAAGGAAACCATGTCCAGCGTCGGATACTTGTCGAGGAACAGACCGCACTCCAAACCCGCATGGATGGCTTTTACTTTGGCGTCTACGCCGAACAGCCGCTTGTAAGAATCTGCCGCCACCTCCAGAATTTCCGAATGCGGGTTCGGTTTCCAACCGGGATAACCATCGCCGAACGATACGGAGGCCCCGCCCATCTCGAATACGGTGCGCACCATATTGGCTATGTCTTGTTTGGAAGATGCAGTAGAACTGCGCTGGCTCGTCTCGATGCGGATGATGTGGTTAGGCTTCATTTTCACGGAAGCCAGATTGGTGGAGGTCTCTACCAGTCCCGGAATGTCCTGACTCATGGCAAATACTCCGTGAGGCACGGCATAGATGGTTTGCAACAGTCGTTTGGTCGTGTCTTTGTCGATGGCTTTGGGGTGAGAATGCTCCGATTCGAGTGTAAACTGCAAATCGGGTTCTACGACGGCTGATTCGGCTTGTGCCTCTGCCGCAAAAACATTCAGGTCTGCACGCAAAGCATGCTTGTCGGCATCGGGCAGGGCAATCACCGCATGTGCTTCGCGGGCAATGGCGTTGCGCAGGTTGCCGCCGTCTATTTCACAAAGATATAAGTCATATTTGCCGAATGCCGCACTCAGAAAACGGTTCAGCAGCTTGTTGGCATTGCCCCTTCCCAAGTGTATGTCGCCTCCGGAATGTCCGCCTTTCAGTCCTTTTACCTGCACTTTGCAGAAGAAGTATCCTGCCGGCACATCCACCTCTTTGTATGTAAACTCAGCGACCGAGTCTATGCCGCCCGCACAGCCGATGAAGAGTTCGCCTTCGTCTTCCGAATCGAGGTTCAGCAGGATGTCTCCGCTCATGAAGCCCTCTTTCAAGGCAAAAGCGCCTGTCAGCCCCGTCTCTTCATCTACAGTGAACAGGCATTCTATGGGACCGTGTTCAATGCTGTTGTCGGTGAGGATAGCCAGTTCGGTTGCCACTCCTATGCCGTTGTCGGCACCTAAGGTGGTTCCTTTGGCTTTCAACCATTCACCGTCTATTTCGGTTTCGATGGGGTCGGTGAGGAAGTCGTGCTTCACGTCATTGTTCTTTTCACACACCATGTCGATATGCGATTGCAGGACAACCGTCTTTCTGTTCTCCATGCCCGGAGTGGCCGGCTTCTTTATCAAGACGTTTCCGGCTTCGTCTACTTTTGTTTCCAACTTATGCTTTTCTCCGAACGCTTTTAAATAAGCAATCATTTTCTCTTCCTTCTTGGAAGGGCGCGGCACTTGGCAGATTTCTTCGAAATAACGAAATACGTTTGCCGGTTTCAATTCTTTTTTCTCCATATCGTATGTTTTTAATAATGGTTTCTTTGTACAATCTCCATGCAACTTCCATGCAGCCTCCGTATCAAATCTGTGCCTTCTCCGTATCTATGGGTACGGAGCAGACACGAAGGTGGTATAGGGCAGATATATGGCATGTGCAACTTGTGCTTGGAGCCTGACTGTTA
Protein-coding regions in this window:
- a CDS encoding aminoacyl-histidine dipeptidase: MEKKELKPANVFRYFEEICQVPRPSKKEEKMIAYLKAFGEKHKLETKVDEAGNVLIKKPATPGMENRKTVVLQSHIDMVCEKNNDVKHDFLTDPIETEIDGEWLKAKGTTLGADNGIGVATELAILTDNSIEHGPIECLFTVDEETGLTGAFALKEGFMSGDILLNLDSEDEGELFIGCAGGIDSVAEFTYKEVDVPAGYFFCKVQVKGLKGGHSGGDIHLGRGNANKLLNRFLSAAFGKYDLYLCEIDGGNLRNAIAREAHAVIALPDADKHALRADLNVFAAEAQAESAVVEPDLQFTLESEHSHPKAIDKDTTKRLLQTIYAVPHGVFAMSQDIPGLVETSTNLASVKMKPNHIIRIETSQRSSTASSKQDIANMVRTVFEMGGASVSFGDGYPGWKPNPHSEILEVAADSYKRLFGVDAKVKAIHAGLECGLFLDKYPTLDMVSFGPTLQGVHSPDERMLIPTVDKFWRHLLDILKHVPVKK